A section of the Subtercola frigoramans genome encodes:
- a CDS encoding IS110 family transposase, with protein MTSMTVTAARANPPAPPGALFAGIDTHKNTHHVAIIDHVGRSVEDHEFLTTSRGYEQIVEFLSSHGAIERVGIEGTGSYGAGIARVLGLGGFTVVEVARQNRQARRLKGKSDPLDAHQAAVSVLAGTDAATPKSGDGEVESLRLLMRERHAAGKARSQTMNQIHSLLITAPEAVRSDYRALTSLKLVPILARTRPRSGIDPENIARQTLKRLAVRHVALADEIAVIDQQLDALVREVNPTLLTVGGVGVVTATTLLIAAGDNPERLTSKAAFAAMAGVAPIPASSGQRARHRLSRGGNRNANSALHRIVLLRMRHREPRTMAYFERRRAQGLTDRDIRRCLKRHIANEIFAVLTSPSPETPIGQQLRARRQQTGTPITVLAASLGVPYQRLRRLEIGTRADPQLEQLVTAALSRIAPPNTP; from the coding sequence ATGACAAGCATGACAGTCACCGCAGCAAGAGCCAATCCACCCGCACCGCCGGGCGCGCTTTTCGCTGGCATTGACACGCATAAGAACACCCATCACGTCGCTATCATCGATCACGTCGGGCGATCAGTCGAGGATCACGAGTTCCTGACGACGAGCCGCGGCTATGAGCAGATAGTGGAGTTTCTGAGCTCTCACGGCGCGATCGAACGTGTCGGTATTGAGGGCACCGGGTCGTACGGTGCCGGCATCGCCCGAGTCCTTGGCCTCGGTGGCTTCACCGTCGTTGAGGTGGCGCGGCAAAACCGGCAAGCCCGACGTTTGAAAGGGAAATCAGACCCGCTCGACGCACACCAAGCAGCCGTGAGCGTCCTGGCCGGTACTGATGCTGCCACCCCGAAGAGCGGCGACGGGGAAGTGGAATCGTTACGGCTCCTGATGAGGGAACGGCACGCAGCCGGCAAAGCCCGTTCCCAGACGATGAACCAGATCCATTCGCTACTCATCACGGCGCCCGAGGCGGTTCGCAGCGATTATCGCGCCCTCACGAGCCTCAAGCTTGTCCCCATACTCGCTCGCACCCGCCCTCGAAGCGGCATCGACCCCGAGAACATCGCCCGTCAGACACTTAAGAGACTCGCGGTTCGCCACGTCGCACTCGCAGACGAAATTGCAGTCATCGACCAGCAGCTCGACGCTCTGGTCCGAGAAGTCAATCCAACTCTCCTCACCGTCGGCGGCGTCGGGGTCGTCACGGCAACGACGCTCCTCATCGCAGCAGGCGACAACCCGGAACGCTTGACGTCTAAAGCAGCATTCGCGGCGATGGCGGGCGTCGCTCCGATCCCGGCCTCCTCCGGTCAGCGTGCACGACACCGTCTTTCACGCGGAGGGAACAGGAACGCCAACAGCGCCCTTCATCGAATCGTTCTACTCCGCATGCGCCACCGAGAACCGCGAACGATGGCGTACTTCGAACGACGTCGCGCCCAGGGACTCACGGATCGGGACATCAGGCGCTGCCTCAAACGACACATCGCGAACGAGATCTTCGCCGTACTCACGAGTCCTAGCCCCGAGACGCCTATCGGCCAGCAGTTGCGCGCCAGACGCCAACAGACCGGCACTCCGATCACGGTACTTGCCGCATCGCTCGGTGTCCCCTACCAACGCCTCCGACGACTCGAGATCGGCACCCGAGCCGACCCACAACTCGAACAACTCGTCACCGCAGCGCTAAGCCGAATCGCACCACCGAACACCCCTTGA
- the istA gene encoding IS21 family transposase, which yields MITLDDWAEIRRLYASGGHSKRELAKRLGVSRGTIDRALQADRVPRYERALTGSSFDEVAPAVRKLLTDSPRMPSPALAERVGWSGSSSLFRLRVAAIRPEYLPPDPADRIDHQPGVQVQCDLWFPHQAIPLGHDQHGMPPVLVMTSTFSGNIQALMLPSRTTPDLLGGMWQLLQQAGAVPERLVWDNETGIGRRKLTEPAAAFAGTLGTKIVLLPPRDPESKGMVERMNQFFRSRFMPGRSFASPADFNNQLVDWLPVANARYSRSRRGKPAELVGRDRAAMRALSPVPPEVLFRNTVRLPRDYYVRVFTNDYSVSPGMIGRIVDVTADLHQVTVTHDGTVIAVHQREWARQLIVTDPAHVAEAAVLRQAFKQVRGYRPLEAVETRDLASYDDLFGTGQVA from the coding sequence GTGATCACTTTGGATGACTGGGCAGAAATTCGTCGGTTGTATGCGTCGGGCGGGCACTCGAAAAGAGAACTCGCGAAACGGCTTGGCGTTTCGCGAGGGACGATCGATCGGGCGTTGCAGGCTGACCGGGTGCCGCGGTATGAGCGGGCGTTGACGGGGTCGAGTTTCGATGAGGTCGCACCGGCGGTTCGGAAGCTGCTGACCGACTCGCCGCGGATGCCGTCGCCAGCCCTGGCGGAGCGGGTGGGGTGGTCGGGTTCGTCGTCGTTGTTCCGGTTGAGGGTCGCAGCGATCCGGCCTGAATATCTGCCGCCGGATCCCGCTGACCGGATCGATCACCAGCCCGGTGTGCAGGTGCAATGCGATCTGTGGTTCCCGCACCAGGCGATCCCGCTGGGTCATGATCAGCACGGCATGCCGCCGGTGTTGGTGATGACGTCGACGTTCTCGGGGAACATCCAAGCGTTGATGCTGCCCTCCCGGACAACCCCCGACCTCCTCGGCGGGATGTGGCAGCTGTTGCAGCAGGCCGGCGCGGTGCCGGAGCGGCTGGTCTGGGATAACGAGACCGGTATCGGCCGGCGTAAGCTCACCGAGCCCGCTGCCGCGTTCGCTGGCACGTTGGGGACGAAGATCGTGCTGCTGCCACCGCGGGATCCGGAGTCCAAGGGCATGGTCGAGCGGATGAACCAGTTCTTCCGCTCGAGGTTCATGCCTGGCCGCAGCTTCGCATCGCCAGCGGATTTCAACAACCAGCTCGTTGACTGGTTGCCCGTCGCGAATGCCCGCTACTCGCGCTCACGGCGCGGGAAACCCGCCGAGCTTGTCGGCCGTGATCGGGCCGCGATGCGGGCCTTGTCGCCGGTGCCACCGGAGGTGCTGTTCCGGAACACGGTCAGGCTGCCTCGGGATTACTACGTGCGGGTTTTCACGAACGATTACTCGGTCAGTCCGGGCATGATCGGTCGGATCGTTGATGTTACTGCTGACCTGCACCAGGTCACTGTCACCCATGACGGCACTGTCATCGCGGTGCATCAGCGGGAGTGGGCCCGCCAGCTGATCGTCACCGATCCGGCCCATGTTGCCGAGGCGGCAGTGCTGCGGCAGGCGTTCAAACAGGTCCGCGGCTACCGGCCGTTGGAAGCTGTCGAAACCCGCGATCTTGCTTCCTACGACGACCTCTTCGGTACCGGGCAGGTGGCCTGA
- the istB gene encoding IS21-like element helper ATPase IstB, with product MSELESQLEYYARALKAPRVGEGFRRLGEQARADGWSHEEYLAAVLSREVSEREASGATLRIKAARFPGFKTLEEFNYDHQPGADRTLIAHLGTSAYLEEAKNVILLGPPGTGKTHIAIGLGIKAAKTGHRVLFDTANGWVTRLQEAHSRGKLAAELTRLRRYSLLVVDEVGYVPFDQDAANLFFQLVSSRYEHASLILTSNLPFGRWGEVFGDPTIASAMIDRVVHHADVLSLKGTSYRLRGHKTLTSTTD from the coding sequence ATGTCCGAGCTCGAATCCCAGCTGGAGTACTACGCCCGTGCATTGAAAGCGCCTCGGGTCGGTGAGGGTTTCCGCCGGCTCGGCGAGCAAGCCCGTGCGGACGGGTGGTCACACGAGGAGTACCTCGCCGCCGTGCTGTCGCGCGAGGTTTCCGAGCGGGAAGCATCAGGGGCGACGCTTCGGATCAAGGCTGCCCGGTTTCCCGGTTTCAAGACGTTGGAAGAGTTCAACTACGACCACCAGCCTGGCGCCGACCGCACCCTCATCGCACACTTGGGCACGAGCGCTTACCTCGAGGAAGCGAAGAACGTCATCCTCCTCGGACCCCCGGGTACGGGGAAGACGCACATTGCGATCGGGCTCGGCATCAAAGCTGCGAAGACCGGCCACCGGGTGCTTTTCGATACCGCGAACGGCTGGGTCACCCGGCTGCAGGAGGCGCACTCCCGCGGCAAGCTCGCCGCCGAACTCACCCGGCTTCGCCGGTACAGCCTGCTCGTCGTCGACGAGGTCGGCTACGTCCCGTTCGATCAAGACGCCGCGAATCTGTTCTTCCAACTCGTGTCATCACGGTACGAACACGCGTCACTGATCCTCACCTCGAACCTGCCATTCGGGCGTTGGGGTGAAGTATTCGGCGACCCGACCATCGCGTCAGCGATGATCGACCGCGTCGTGCACCACGCCGACGTACTCAGCCTCAAAGGCACCAGCTACCGGCTCCGCGGCCACAAAACACTCACAAGTACGACAGACTAA
- a CDS encoding DUF7882 family protein — protein MGTLLYGSGSRLAEFDDRVLAHLKVVMVAKLRREEKFTFSWVSPTGDGRHTVWVHPSIELHFDFAENVRPQLNRAWVEQMMNAANNGELLVLPEPVTAAEGPATRTRP, from the coding sequence GTGGGAACTCTGCTTTACGGTTCAGGCTCGAGATTGGCGGAGTTCGATGATCGCGTCCTGGCTCACCTGAAAGTCGTGATGGTTGCGAAGCTGCGCCGTGAGGAGAAGTTCACTTTCTCGTGGGTGTCACCGACAGGCGATGGCCGTCATACCGTGTGGGTGCACCCGTCTATCGAGTTGCACTTTGATTTCGCCGAGAACGTCAGGCCCCAGCTGAACAGGGCCTGGGTGGAGCAGATGATGAACGCCGCGAACAACGGCGAATTGCTGGTGCTCCCCGAGCCGGTCACCGCAGCCGAAGGACCGGCAACCCGCACCCGCCCCTGA
- a CDS encoding ferritin family protein gives MGIDQYHEPPEELSAQTRTFARMCASLSEEAEAIGWYVQRISVEPDVQARAIMENSMGEEFKHFSMELEFLLRRTPQWREIAKGILFTDGDIVEHGESAEAAAD, from the coding sequence ATGGGTATTGATCAGTATCACGAACCGCCGGAGGAGTTGTCGGCGCAGACGCGGACGTTCGCTCGCATGTGCGCGTCTCTGAGCGAGGAGGCGGAAGCGATCGGCTGGTATGTGCAACGCATCTCGGTCGAGCCTGACGTTCAGGCGAGGGCGATTATGGAGAACTCGATGGGGGAGGAGTTTAAGCACTTCAGCATGGAGCTGGAATTCCTGTTGCGTCGCACCCCGCAATGGCGCGAGATCGCTAAGGGGATCTTGTTCACCGATGGCGACATCGTCGAGCATGGTGAATCCGCAGAAGCAGCAGCCGACTAA
- a CDS encoding VTT domain-containing protein, whose product MNHLLHTVHTASILDPTALLEGAGPWVMVAIMAIVFIETGLLFPFLPGDTLVFTAALLSVPLGLPLWVLVLGVSVAAILGDQTGYHIGRRFGPRLFKPDARVFKTRYFTEADAFFTKYGGRSLVLARFVPIVRTFVPPVVGMSQLPFRTFLIWNTIGGISWALILTIAGYFLGAIPFVANNVEIIAVVIAVLSIGPVIISFIRNRRRDDAEHPPDR is encoded by the coding sequence ATGAACCACCTGCTTCACACCGTCCACACCGCCAGCATCCTCGATCCCACCGCCCTATTGGAAGGAGCAGGACCGTGGGTGATGGTCGCCATCATGGCAATCGTGTTCATCGAAACCGGGTTACTCTTTCCCTTCCTGCCCGGTGACACGCTCGTTTTCACCGCCGCGCTGCTCTCCGTCCCGCTCGGCCTGCCACTGTGGGTCCTCGTCCTCGGGGTATCCGTTGCCGCGATCCTCGGCGACCAAACCGGCTATCACATCGGCAGGCGGTTCGGCCCCCGACTCTTCAAGCCCGATGCGCGAGTGTTCAAAACGAGATACTTTACCGAGGCCGACGCATTCTTCACGAAGTACGGCGGTCGCTCGCTCGTACTCGCCCGCTTCGTACCGATCGTGCGGACCTTCGTACCCCCTGTCGTTGGCATGTCACAACTGCCATTTCGAACCTTCCTGATCTGGAACACGATCGGTGGAATCTCATGGGCGCTGATCCTCACGATCGCCGGATATTTTCTCGGCGCCATCCCGTTCGTCGCAAACAACGTCGAAATAATTGCCGTCGTCATCGCCGTCCTCTCCATCGGCCCGGTGATCATTTCATTCATCCGCAACCGTCGCCGAGATGACGCCGAACATCCACCCGACCGGTAG
- a CDS encoding ABC transporter permease: MDTVLRVQSIGGKFIQHGYVRALLDVLDILFFFVAVFVACIVTANTFGIIMAGRSKHIALLRLLGASAKTLRGAIAIEGAVIGLIGSLIGLALGLLITQITYGALVSSGTFVNTPIETLSLLLIAPIVVGVASTTGAAWFGSRKILAVSPIEATGHTQEPKVATVAKMPKRLRALVVIAFVGGIALLVIGVVIGLKSPLGLLVAAPGGALSFVGFVLGSTYFIPSLLKAAGRLTGRSTPSVLASANALRYPARSARSTIGLIIGVTLVTMFTVAGQTFLAKTGPIAAGADAAEAAGDQAFMQLTMGILAVLIGFSLVIAAIGLVNSLSLSVIQRRREIGLLRALGFTKRQVRSMILAESIQLTVVGGITGLVLGIFYGWAGVLAAIASDHHIGGFFLPTIPGWIIIAIAAGAIVLAIVSSAIPARSAIRISPVRALAIE, from the coding sequence ATGGATACTGTTCTTCGCGTGCAGTCCATCGGCGGCAAATTTATCCAGCACGGCTACGTCAGAGCACTGCTTGACGTGCTGGATATTCTGTTCTTCTTCGTTGCCGTATTCGTTGCCTGTATTGTCACGGCGAACACATTCGGCATCATCATGGCTGGTCGTTCCAAACACATAGCTCTCCTGCGGTTGCTGGGAGCTTCAGCCAAAACGCTCCGCGGGGCGATCGCTATCGAAGGCGCCGTGATCGGTCTGATCGGCTCACTGATCGGATTGGCTCTGGGCCTTCTCATCACGCAGATCACCTACGGCGCACTCGTGTCATCAGGCACGTTCGTCAACACACCAATCGAAACGCTTTCGCTTCTTCTGATTGCGCCGATTGTGGTCGGTGTAGCGAGCACTACCGGTGCGGCCTGGTTCGGGTCGCGGAAGATTCTCGCGGTCTCACCGATCGAAGCGACCGGTCATACCCAGGAACCCAAAGTGGCAACGGTCGCAAAAATGCCCAAACGCCTCCGCGCCCTGGTCGTCATCGCGTTTGTCGGCGGAATCGCTCTCCTCGTCATTGGAGTTGTGATCGGGCTGAAGAGTCCCCTCGGCTTACTCGTCGCCGCGCCGGGAGGGGCGCTGAGTTTCGTCGGATTCGTCCTCGGATCGACCTATTTCATTCCGTCACTGCTGAAGGCTGCCGGACGACTGACCGGCAGATCAACACCCAGCGTTCTGGCCAGCGCCAATGCCCTCCGCTACCCGGCACGCTCGGCACGATCCACCATCGGACTGATCATCGGTGTCACCCTCGTGACGATGTTCACTGTCGCGGGTCAGACGTTCCTGGCCAAAACCGGTCCCATTGCTGCGGGCGCCGATGCCGCCGAGGCTGCCGGAGACCAAGCATTCATGCAGCTCACCATGGGCATCCTTGCCGTACTGATCGGTTTCTCCCTGGTGATCGCGGCGATCGGCCTGGTGAACAGCCTCTCACTGAGCGTCATTCAGCGCCGCCGAGAGATCGGGCTTCTTCGGGCCTTGGGATTCACGAAAAGGCAAGTTCGGTCGATGATCTTGGCTGAGAGCATCCAACTCACCGTCGTCGGCGGAATCACCGGACTGGTGCTGGGCATCTTCTATGGCTGGGCCGGTGTCCTCGCAGCGATCGCCTCGGACCACCACATCGGAGGCTTCTTCCTGCCCACCATCCCGGGGTGGATCATCATCGCTATCGCTGCCGGCGCGATCGTGCTCGCGATCGTCTCCTCTGCGATCCCCGCCCGCTCCGCAATCCGCATTTCCCCCGTCCGAGCCCTCGCCATTGAATGA
- a CDS encoding ABC transporter ATP-binding protein — protein MSDTVRPVIAAEAKGVSKVYGTGDSATTALSGVDLRIESGTLTAIMGPSGSGKSTLMHVFAGLDNATSGSVSIGDTDITNLNDNELTLLRRRRLGFVFQAFNLVPTLTVLGNVTLPFELDGRKPSTAELVWVRELLARLGLGMLEARRPHELSGGQQQRVAIARALAMRPQLIFADEPTGNLDSRSSREVLTLLRDLTREYAQTVVLVTHDPIAASHADRIIFIADGSIAHDVGASDAKTLSDIILALEVNA, from the coding sequence ATGAGCGACACAGTCAGACCAGTCATCGCGGCTGAAGCCAAGGGTGTCAGCAAGGTGTACGGTACCGGCGACAGTGCCACAACCGCGCTGTCCGGCGTGGATCTCCGCATCGAGTCGGGCACACTGACCGCAATCATGGGGCCGAGTGGTTCAGGTAAATCCACTCTGATGCACGTCTTCGCGGGACTGGACAACGCCACGTCTGGCAGCGTTTCGATCGGCGACACCGACATCACCAACCTCAATGACAACGAGTTGACCTTGTTGCGTCGCCGCCGGCTCGGTTTCGTCTTCCAGGCGTTCAACCTGGTCCCGACGCTCACCGTTCTGGGCAATGTCACCCTCCCATTCGAACTCGACGGACGAAAGCCGAGCACCGCGGAACTCGTGTGGGTGCGGGAACTTCTCGCCAGGCTCGGGCTCGGGATGCTCGAAGCCCGGCGCCCGCATGAACTCTCCGGAGGCCAGCAGCAGCGTGTCGCTATCGCGCGTGCTCTCGCGATGAGGCCACAACTCATCTTCGCCGACGAACCCACCGGGAACCTCGACTCTCGATCCAGCCGCGAAGTACTCACCCTGCTTCGCGATCTGACCCGCGAGTACGCGCAAACGGTCGTACTGGTGACCCATGACCCTATCGCCGCCTCTCACGCCGACCGGATCATCTTCATCGCCGACGGATCCATAGCCCACGACGTCGGCGCCAGCGACGCGAAAACTCTCTCGGACATCATCCTCGCCCTCGAGGTGAATGCGTGA
- a CDS encoding COG4705 family protein, which produces MTTSLEPTAYSARHMLSKVPAITIWFWIIKILCTTVGETFADFINVALGVGLVSTAIIFTVVTAAVLTLQMTRRRYQPGVYWLTVVVMSITGTLYTDILTDQAGVPLGVSAAIFSGALAIVFAIWFVKERTLSIHSIVTAPREAFYWLTVLVTFALGTALGDCTLELTGWGPGASILLPLVLIAIVAALWRFGANPVLTFWIAYILTRPLGANIGDWLGLTPAEGGIGLGTLVTSIIFLAAILGTVVYLSVTKTDVDQNAEAEPHTDAERPASPVRRRASAVILVAVGAATVALLITTSNLPHTSALADEAAAPSCSDTSTALSQSEAQAAVKANYPATNVDELTTIVTDTLTLVTQNDQTGAAARATDLETTWDDNQPELNAADCRAWTFLDKQIDPVLKSVRAQTPDPAKEQQALQQLLTTLSS; this is translated from the coding sequence ATGACCACATCCCTCGAGCCCACGGCGTACTCCGCACGACACATGCTCAGTAAAGTTCCAGCGATCACCATCTGGTTCTGGATCATCAAGATTCTGTGCACGACCGTTGGGGAAACCTTCGCCGACTTCATCAACGTCGCGCTCGGAGTGGGCCTAGTCAGCACGGCGATAATCTTCACTGTCGTGACGGCTGCGGTTCTGACGCTCCAAATGACGCGTCGGCGATACCAGCCAGGCGTGTATTGGCTGACCGTGGTCGTGATGAGCATCACGGGAACCCTGTACACCGACATCCTCACCGACCAGGCCGGTGTGCCACTCGGAGTCAGCGCCGCAATCTTCTCCGGAGCACTTGCCATCGTCTTCGCGATCTGGTTCGTCAAAGAACGCACCCTTTCCATCCACAGCATCGTGACCGCGCCACGAGAAGCTTTCTACTGGCTCACCGTGCTCGTCACATTCGCCCTCGGCACTGCCCTCGGCGACTGCACACTCGAACTCACCGGATGGGGACCAGGCGCATCGATCCTGTTGCCGTTGGTCCTCATCGCCATCGTCGCAGCCCTCTGGCGCTTTGGCGCGAACCCAGTGCTCACATTCTGGATCGCCTACATCCTCACCCGTCCCCTCGGAGCGAACATCGGAGACTGGCTCGGACTCACACCAGCCGAAGGCGGCATCGGACTCGGCACGCTCGTGACGAGCATCATCTTCCTCGCCGCAATCCTCGGAACCGTCGTCTACCTCTCGGTCACTAAAACAGATGTCGACCAGAACGCCGAAGCCGAACCCCACACCGACGCCGAAAGGCCGGCCTCTCCCGTCAGGCGACGCGCCTCCGCTGTCATCCTGGTCGCCGTTGGCGCTGCAACAGTCGCACTTCTCATCACCACCAGTAACCTTCCCCACACAAGCGCCCTCGCAGACGAAGCAGCGGCCCCATCGTGCTCGGACACCTCCACCGCGTTGTCCCAGTCCGAAGCACAAGCTGCGGTGAAGGCAAACTACCCCGCCACGAACGTCGACGAGCTCACAACAATCGTCACGGACACGCTCACACTAGTCACCCAGAACGATCAAACAGGGGCAGCCGCCCGCGCCACCGATCTTGAAACAACCTGGGACGACAACCAACCAGAACTCAACGCTGCCGACTGCCGAGCATGGACATTCCTCGACAAGCAGATCGACCCCGTACTCAAATCCGTACGCGCACAAACACCCGATCCGGCAAAGGAACAACAAGCGCTACAGCAGCTCCTCACCACCCTCAGTTCGTAA
- a CDS encoding sensor histidine kinase yields MIFRQATIRLTVVFTLILLVLFGAFAAGVYLFVVSSFDYDSALNTGNSAVDAAEQSFADLRFGLATGYLALVIVLPVICFLMVRLVLRPARRGFEAQQRFVDDASHEFRTPLSIIQGELELVISRPRPRDEYVTAITTALDEVDHLNTLTSDLLLLTRANTATLMTAFQPVSLGTVVDRAVDSYSRGPQTGRLTVTGSDVIVYGSDDLLIRAVGNIIDNALKFSPPKSKVSVTVSEHADHARIVVTDTGTGLTSGEKTHAFERFWRAETSRTLPGQGLGLALVKQIIEAHHGTVKLASNEGHGTRVTLEIPTDAR; encoded by the coding sequence ATGATCTTCAGACAGGCGACGATACGCCTGACAGTGGTGTTCACGCTGATCCTCTTGGTACTTTTCGGAGCATTCGCTGCCGGGGTATACCTTTTCGTGGTCAGCTCCTTCGACTACGACAGCGCCCTCAACACCGGCAACAGTGCCGTGGATGCTGCCGAGCAAAGCTTCGCGGACCTCCGCTTCGGACTCGCGACCGGCTACCTGGCACTCGTGATCGTGCTGCCCGTCATCTGCTTCCTCATGGTCCGCCTCGTGCTCAGGCCTGCCCGCCGAGGATTCGAAGCTCAACAGCGTTTCGTCGACGACGCCTCGCACGAGTTCCGCACGCCGCTGAGTATCATCCAAGGCGAATTGGAACTCGTCATCAGCCGCCCGCGCCCCCGGGACGAGTACGTCACCGCAATCACCACCGCACTTGATGAAGTCGATCACCTCAACACACTCACAAGCGACCTGCTGCTTCTGACGCGCGCCAACACGGCCACGTTGATGACCGCGTTTCAGCCCGTCAGCCTCGGCACGGTCGTCGATCGGGCGGTCGACTCCTACTCGCGCGGACCCCAGACCGGCAGGCTCACCGTCACAGGCAGCGACGTGATCGTGTACGGCTCCGACGACCTCCTGATCCGTGCTGTGGGCAACATCATCGACAATGCCCTGAAATTCTCCCCTCCCAAAAGTAAGGTGTCGGTGACCGTTTCGGAGCACGCAGACCACGCACGCATCGTGGTCACGGACACCGGTACGGGTTTGACTTCTGGAGAAAAAACGCACGCGTTCGAACGATTCTGGCGCGCGGAAACATCTCGAACATTGCCCGGCCAGGGCCTCGGCCTGGCGCTCGTGAAACAAATCATCGAAGCCCACCACGGAACCGTGAAATTGGCGTCGAACGAAGGACACGGAACCCGAGTGACGCTGGAAATACCCACCGATGCACGCTGA
- a CDS encoding response regulator transcription factor has translation MRILVVEDDLRIADVLRRALGEAGYAVDVTHSTSAAMEAFSVEKYDLVLLDLLLPGLPGGGMEVCRLIRAENRDVPILMLTAVDSPRNRVSGLDAGADDYLTKPFHLQELLARVRALLRRAPRADHPIVTVGSVSLNPATRAASRGDRTIALTSKEFAVLEYLMRNAGTIVSASELIDHAWDGNYEGYSNVVQTYIRYIRQKVNEPSEADFIRTHRGMGYSVEPGA, from the coding sequence ATGAGAATTCTGGTTGTCGAAGATGATCTGAGAATCGCTGACGTTCTCCGGCGCGCCTTGGGTGAAGCTGGGTACGCGGTCGACGTTACTCATTCCACGTCGGCGGCGATGGAGGCGTTCTCTGTCGAGAAATATGATCTCGTTCTGCTCGATTTGCTGCTCCCCGGGTTGCCAGGCGGAGGGATGGAGGTGTGTCGACTGATCCGGGCAGAGAACAGGGACGTACCCATACTGATGCTCACGGCCGTCGATTCGCCGCGCAACCGGGTCAGCGGGCTGGACGCCGGCGCGGACGACTACCTGACGAAACCGTTCCACCTGCAAGAACTCTTAGCGCGCGTCCGTGCACTCCTGCGAAGGGCCCCGCGAGCCGATCATCCCATCGTCACCGTGGGGAGTGTTTCTCTCAACCCAGCAACTCGTGCAGCGAGCCGGGGGGATCGAACCATTGCTTTGACGAGCAAGGAATTCGCGGTTCTGGAATACCTGATGCGAAACGCCGGGACGATTGTCAGTGCCTCCGAACTCATCGACCACGCGTGGGATGGCAACTACGAGGGGTACAGCAACGTGGTGCAGACGTACATCCGGTATATCAGGCAGAAGGTCAACGAGCCGAGTGAAGCCGATTTCATTCGCACCCACCGCGGCATGGGTTATTCGGTGGAGCCGGGAGCATGA
- a CDS encoding ABC transporter ATP-binding protein — translation MTALDEVSLKIADGEWVAVQGPTGGGKSTLLQLLGALEQPTSGTVTLSADSGALELGTLSERRLSGIRAKRIGFVFQSFNLIPTLTAVNNVVAALRPIGVRGPVAHARAREALGRVGLGDRVNHLPATLSGGQQQRVAIARALVKNPDVILADEPTGNLDERMRDEIVSLLQRIWEEQRVTLVMVTHDIQVASRSGRILTLDGGRLVSGAEV, via the coding sequence GTGACTGCTCTAGATGAGGTGTCGCTGAAAATAGCGGATGGGGAATGGGTGGCCGTTCAGGGCCCGACCGGCGGCGGGAAGTCCACATTGCTGCAGCTCCTCGGTGCTCTGGAGCAACCGACATCGGGAACGGTCACGCTCAGCGCTGATTCTGGTGCGCTTGAGCTTGGGACCTTGTCGGAGCGGAGACTTTCCGGGATTCGCGCGAAGCGGATCGGGTTCGTCTTTCAAAGCTTCAACCTCATTCCGACTCTCACCGCTGTCAACAATGTGGTTGCCGCGCTTCGCCCGATCGGGGTGCGCGGGCCCGTTGCGCACGCTCGCGCCCGGGAAGCTCTCGGGCGGGTGGGGCTCGGTGACCGAGTCAATCATCTGCCGGCGACGCTCTCCGGAGGCCAGCAGCAACGAGTGGCCATCGCGCGCGCGTTGGTCAAAAACCCGGATGTCATCCTGGCAGATGAACCAACCGGGAACCTCGATGAGAGGATGCGTGACGAGATCGTGAGCCTGTTGCAACGTATCTGGGAAGAACAGCGGGTGACGCTGGTGATGGTGACCCACGACATCCAGGTTGCGTCCCGCTCGGGACGCATCCTGACCTTGGACGGCGGGCGTCTGGTTTCTGGCGCGGAAGTCTAG